A single region of the Fusarium fujikuroi IMI 58289 draft genome, chromosome FFUJ_chr05 genome encodes:
- a CDS encoding probable glycine hydroxymethyltransferase, with translation MSLAGVRGTSRVLRNIARPAAVFTTCTRAASSIALEDQQQALSAHLSKADPAVFDIIEKEKDRQKHFINLIPSENFTSQAVLDALGSVMQNKYSEGYPGARYYGGNEFIDQAERLCQQRALESFGLDPKLWGVNVQALSGAPANLYVYSALLNTHDRLMGLDLPHGGHLSHGYQTPTKKVSAISKYFETLPYRLDETTGYIDYNKLEEMACIYRPKIIVAGASAYSRLIDYQRMREICDKINAYLLADIAHISGLVAAKVIPGPFAYADIVTTTSHKSLRGPRGALIFYRKGVRRQNAKTKEDTLYDLEGPINSSVFPGHQGGPHNHTITALAVALKQAQTPEFQAYQSQVLKNAKAFAKRLSEPKGKGGLGYKLVSGGTDNHLVLADLKPQGIDGGRVERVLELVGVAANKNTVPGDRSALVPGGLRMGTPAMTTRGFNEDDFVRVADVVDRAVTITSRIDKAARKAAEEKGEKSPGKIKVFLDHLGDGETESEIVQLRSEVEDWVGTYPLPWSTSE, from the exons ATGTCTCTCGCTGGTGTGAGAGGCACCTCGCGTGTCCTGCGTAACATCGCGAGGCCAGCTGCTGTATTCACGACATGTACTCGAGCCGCATCTTCCATAGCTCTGGAGGACCAGCAGCAG GCCCTCTCAGCCCATCTGAGCAAAGCTGACCCCGCTGTCTTCGACATCATTGAGAAG GAGAAAGACCGCCAGAAGCATTTCATCAATCTGATCCCCTCCGAGAACTTTACCTCCCAGGCTGTACTCGATGCTCTCGGTAGCGTGATGCAGA ATAAATACTCTGAAGGATACCCAGGGGCCCGTTACTATGGCGGGAATGAATTTATCGACCAGGCCGAAAGGCTTTGTCAACAGCGTGCTCTTGAATCGTTCGGACTCGACCCAAAGTTATGGGGTGTCAATGTTCAAG CTCTCTCTGGCGCTCCAGCGAACCTCTATGTCTACTCTGCCTTGCTCAACACCCATGATCGGTTAATGGGTCTCGATCTACCACATGGCGGCCATCTGTCTCATGGTTACCAAACGCCCACAAAGAAGGTTTCAGCGATATCAAAGTACTTCGAAACTTTACCGTACCGACTGGACGAGACTACAGGATATATCGACTACAACAagttggaggagatggcATGCATATATAGGCCAAAGATTATTGTCGCTGGTGCGAGTGCTTATAGCCGACTAATCGACTATCAGCGCATGCGGGAGATCTGCGACAAGATCAACGCCTACCTATTGGCCGATATCGCCCATATTTCTGGCCTTGTTGCAGCAAAGGTCATTCCTGGTCCCTTCGCCTACGCCGACATCGTAACCACAACGAGCCATAAGAGTCTAAGGGGTCCCCGAGGTGCTCTGATCTTTTATAGGAAAGGAGTGCGGAGGCAAAATGCCAAGACGAAGGAAGATACACTTTATGATCTCGAAGGTCCTATCAACAGCTCTGTGTTTCCCGGTCACCAAGGCGGTCCGCATAACCACACCATCACCGCTCTTGCTGTAGCTCTCAAACAAGCCCAGACCCCAGAGTTCCAAGCATATCAGTCTCAGGTTCTGAAGAACGCCAAGGCTTTCGCAAAGCGGCTGAGCGAGCCCAAGGGTAAAGGTGGCTTGGGATACAAGCTTGTCAGTGGAGGTACAGATAACCACCTAGTCCTGGCTGATCTCAAACCCCAGGGCATTGACGGTGGCCGAGTTGAGCGTGTCTTGGAGTTGGTAGGTGTGGCAGCCAACAAAAACACAGTCCCAGGGGATCGTTCTGCTTTGGTTCCTGGTGGCCTTCGCATGGGTACTCCTGCCATGACTACCCGTGGCTTTAACGAGGATGATTTCGTTCGTGTTGCTGACGTTGTGGATCGTGCCGTCACCATCACTTCTCGTATCGACAAAGCTGCTAGAAAAGCAGCAGAGGAGAAAGGTGAGAAGAGCCCTGGCAAGATAAAAGTTTTCCTAGATCACCTCGGTGATGGTGAGACAGAATCCGAAATTGTCCAACTACgaagtgaggttgaggattGGGTTGGCACATATCCTCTTCCATGGAGCACCTCAGAATAA
- a CDS encoding related to isochorismatase family protein family — translation MFPFDQASLPQITTRKALIGVDFQHDFISKDGALPVHEPEDFVDQTIKLAQAFRGVGDVVWVQSQFSETRPVLEEQILVSDIAPKTPRASKRGRPNIPIQPIDADGPPDEEAFLSHEVATCVKADTPGCRIASAIEDSLPKTDTRLTKSHYSAFQSTHLLRILRAKMVMELFICGSLTNIGVYATALDAAGHGMAITIVDDCCGYRSESRKTSAIASLIELTGCEIASYDEVMEVIQPKPKPKPKPPKSRKPPSSSKVQEQSQTAKSDLSKGEGREKSTTPDFVKDMTSLRLASNPPSPASTPTQPQPKALSTSAAEHHESEVSPESKATESNGVNQIKSTGAPNGIHESNKAKDSPIKAGPDSGLLDHTSKDHEESTNIDSQHNTTQSPDQVIEPSPPAETSQKEEQTIASPPAQPTSKHEAQTMKAQPDKTQEIPEMNKPAAKHDANLRQEGLCEGDTDIIEDVLPEPLLEGIFDKLREEVQWQRMSHQGGQVPRLVAVQGEIGPDGSIPVYRHPSDESPPLLSFSPTVLAIKNETEKRLGHSLNHVLIQYYRDGNDYISEHSDKTLDIVKGSYIANVSLGAERIMTFRTKRRDKDSSQEDVTSPTTSKRVIQRARLPHNSLCRLGLKSNMKWLHAIRQDKRPKKEKSTAELAYEGGRISLTFRQIGTFLNGEETLIWGQGAKAKSPEDAHAVINGQSTEAIALLKAFGTENHLSEFDWDAHYGKGFDVLHMSNAPRLFTCSDPTINMRIALMLAEFGVNYAKGSITTGSAAADSENLSVKFVDKDKSTVQGDMAVMSYIDARYGLGRPGSTPQAPKELAIRLTRFQRALAFLDIWKTLPKETQSGKRDTKSLKQELEVWDGFLAEDNAPYIAGVELALPDFAFWPVLHDMVEETGVETLRDQKRLSEYYQKVGERSSFKKVLGKHPPQQS, via the coding sequence ATGTTTCCTTTCGACCAAGCTTCCCTCCCTCAAATAACAACCCGCAAAGCCCTTATTGGTGTGGATTTTCAGCATGACTTCATATCCAAGGATGGAGCTTTACCTGTCCACGAGCCGGAGGACTTTGTGGATCAGACCATCAAGCTGGCCCAGGCATTTCGAGGAGTCGGTGACGTTGTGTGGGTTCAGTCACAATTTAGTGAGACCCGACCTGTGCTTGAAGAACAAATCCTTGTAAGCGACATCGCACCCAAAACACCACGAGCTTCTAAGAGAGGCCGACCAAACATCCCGATTCAACCAATCGACGCCGATGGCCCgccagatgaagaggcatTCCTGAGCCATGAGGTTGCTACATGTGTCAAGGCGGACACGCCTGGCTGCCGGATAGCTTCAGCCATAGAAGACTCGTTGCCTAAAACAGACACAAGGTTGACCAAATCTCACTATTCAGCCTTTCAGTCAACCCACCTGTTGCGCATACTGCGTGCTAAGATGGTTATGGAGCTCTTCATTTGTGGATCACTCACCAACATTGGTGTATATGCCACAGCTCTTGATGCCGCAGGCCATGGAATGGCAATCACCATCGTCGACGACTGTTGTGGTTACCGATCAGAGTCTAGAAAGACTTCGGCAATAGCCTCTCTGATAGAACTGACTGGATGCGAAATTGCTTCGTATGATGAGGTCATGGAGGTGATAcaacccaagcccaagcccaagcccaagccccccaagtcaagaaagCCCCCATCTTCGTCCAAGGTCCAGGAACAATCCCAGACTGCAAAGTCAGATCTTTCAAAAGGTGAAGGCCGCGAGAAGAGTACTACCCCGGATTTTGTTAAGGACATGACAAGTCTTCGGCTGGCTTCAAATCCCCCAAGCCCCGCATCAACACCGACTCAGCCCCAGCCAAAGGCGTTGTCGACAAGTGCAGCTGAACACCATGAGTCAGAGGTCAGCCCGGAATCGAAGGCTACAGAATCAAATGGTGTTAATCAGATCAAATCTACTGGGGCACCCAATGGCATACATGAGTCGAACAAGGCTAAGGATTCCCCTATTAAAGCCGGACCAGATTCAGGATTATTGGATCATACTTCTAAAGACCACGAAGAAAGCACAAATATAGATTCCCAGCACAATACCACGCAAAGTCCAGACCAAGTCATAGAGCCATCGCCTCCAGCCGAGACAAGCCAGAAAGAAGAACAGACCATCGCATCACCTCCAGCTCAACCGACCAGCAAGCACGAAGCACAGACAATGAAAGCACAACCAGACAAGACACAGGAAATACCCGAGATGAACAAACCAGCGGCTAAACATGATGCCAACCTTCGACAGGAAGGCCTGTGCGAAGGAGATACCGACATCATTGAGGATGTTCTTCCTGAGCCGTTACTTGAGGGCATCTTCGATAAGTTGCGCGAGGAGGTTCAGTGGCAGCGCATGTCTCACCAGGGTGGGCAAGTTCCACGACTTGTTGCTGTTCAGGGCGAGATCGGACCAGACGGGAGCATCCCAGTCTACCGTCATCCATCTGACGAATCTCCTCCACTGCTGTCATTCTCTCCTACGGTACTGGCTATAAAAAACGAGACCGAGAAACGGCTGGGTCATTCTCTGAACCATGTGCTGATTCAGTACTACCGAGATGGAAATGACTACATCTCCGAGCATAGCGACAAGACCCTGGATATCGTCAAAGGTTCTTATATCGCCAATGTGAGCCTCGGCGCTGAACGAATTATGACTttcagaacaaagagaaggGATAAGGACTCTTCACAGGAGGATGTCACCTCTCCAACAACCTCGAAAAGAGTGATACAACGTGCCAGGCTCCCACACAATTCTCTATGCCGACTAGGCTTGAAGAGTAACATGAAGTGGCTACATGCCATCCGTCAGGACAAGCGTCCAAAGAAGGAAAAATCCACGGCTGAACTTGCATACGAAGGAGGGCGAATCTCTCTAACCTTCAGGCAGATAGGGACGTTCCTGAATGGCGAAGAGACTCTTATATGGGGCCAAGgtgccaaggccaagtcccCTGAGGATGCTCACGCAGTCATTAACGGACAGTCTACCGAGGCAATTGCGCTGCTGAAGGCTTTTGGGACAGAGAATCACTTAAGCGAATTCGATTGGGACGCACATTATGGGAAAGGGTTCGATGTGCTGCATATGAGCAACGCACCTCGCCTCTTTACATGCAGTGACCCAACTATCAATATGCGCATTGCTCTGATGCTGGCGGAGTTTGGCGTGAACTACGCAAAGGGAAGCATTACGACTGGATCTGCTGCAGCAGACTCTGAGAATCTGTCAGTCAAATTCGTGGACAAGGACAAATCCACTGTTCAAGGTGATATGGCTGTCATGTCGTACATTGATGCCCGCTATGGGCTTGGGAGACCTGGCAGCACCCCACAAGCACCGAAGGAGCTGGCCATTCGGCTCACTCGTTTCCAGCGAGCCCTGGCTTTTTTGGATATCTGGAAAACCCTTCCGAAGGAAACTCAGAGCGGCAAACGAGACACGAAGTCTCTTAAACAGGAGCTTGAAGTTTGGGATGGGTTCCTCGCTGAGGATAATGCGCCTTACATCGCTGGCGTGGAACTGGCTCTGCCCGACTTCGCCTTCTGGCCAGTTTTGCACGACATGGTGGAAGAAACAGGAGTAGAGACTCTCCGGGATCAGAAAAGACTAAGCGAATACTATCAGAAGGTTGGCGAGAGGTCCAGCTTCAAGAAGGTGCTTGGCAAGCATCCGCCGCAGCAGTCGTAG